The genomic segment CGAACTTGATCGGGAAGACCCTTGACATCGTGCGGCGGTTCAATACCGCGATGGGCTTCCCAGAAGCAATCAGTTGCCGAAGCCACCTGCTTGCCACATCTCCCGCACTACTCGCCAACCATGAACTGTACGCTTCAGCACGAAAAGCTGGCGAATCGTCTCTTGCTTCGTGGTCGCGGGCGGGTTAGGCTGACAAGTCAATACCGCAAACACCGAAGCCATGTCCCGGTCCGACGAGACAACAGTATCCTGCACGGCAAAGGCGCAGCCCTTATTGCCATTGGGGCCAAGATAAGCAAACCAGTCGTCAAGAGCTTTTACGGACGCCTCGATCCCACGCCTCGCCGCAACATCCCCCTCGCCGGTGATAATCACATCGTGGCTATAAAATCGCTCTGCGAGTTCGGTCGACGTCAAACCATCACGATTGGCCTGATCTTGGTCGGCGTAGAAGGCATGGAGCTCCTGGACGACATCGGCTGGCGCCGCTTGCACAGGCGTTTCGTGCGCCGCCGCTGATAGCGAAGGGGCACACATCAATGCGAGCAGAGCCAAGCGCGTCTTAAGGTTACAGGTCATATAATCTCCTCATTTCCCTGTGACAATACGGCAGCTTACTGGGCCGCATATAATTAATTCTACACCGAGATAATTATCTGTCTGCGATTTGGGTGTCAAGCGAGGATTGGCGGTTGGGCGGCATGCCTGGAAAGTCCCCATTCCATATCGGGCCTCACAGCCCGGCCAAACCACTATCGCGGCGGGCGGGGCATAAGCAGCTAGATCTGCCGCATCCCTCGCGCCACTGCTGAAAATCCCGGCCACGCCAAAAGGAGACACGCCAAATCGAGTTCAGGTCGCCAATGAGCCGTAATCCTGCTCGAAAGACACCTGGGATGACATCGAGCCGCCTTGCCGCGCCGACGTCCTCTCCGCCCGCAGACGAAAGTTTCGAATCGCCAAACCACGGTATGGTCTTGTCGGGCAGAGTGCGAGGGCCATGTCCTATGAAGATGCGCGAGGCCACGACATCGCCAAGACTCGCATCGACCCGCAGTGAGCGCGCCGCGAGAATCTTTTCCTCATGTCGCTCGTCTCGCAGTGCAAGCCCATAATTCGTCGATTGCAGAATTGATTTGCATGTCGGATCGTGGCGGAATATAAGCCGTAGTCTCGCCGCGACGCGTTCAACCGGACCGACCCGGGTGCCGCACATAGCGGGCAGGTAATGAACCGCATTGCGAAGGTGGAATGGATGGATAGCGGGCTCGGCGTGCGGCCGGTAAAGACATTGGCTATCGCGTGCATCCTTTACGCGCTTTCGATCATCCTGATCAATATCGCGCCATTCTTTGTCGGGCTCTACGTCGATACGCTTCACATAAGCTTGAGCGAAGCGGGGTTTGTCCAAACCATTGATCAAGCAGGCGGCATCATCGGGGCCGTCCTAGGCTTCTTTCTCATGCCGCGCCTCTCCTGGCGGACGCTGTCATTTTGCGCTGCGTTCGTGGCAACGATGGCCAATGCGGCAACGGCGTTGGCCGACAGTTACGTACTTCTGTGCCTGATCAGGTTTGTCGCAGGGTTTGCGGTAGTCCTGTTGACTACAGTCTCCGCATGCACCCTGGCCCGCGCGCGCGTCCCGGACCGTGCATTTGGGTTTGGACTGATGCTCGGCATGCTTCTTTCCGCCGTCGCGATCTGGGTGCTGGATGCGATAAGGACGGATTTTGGCTACAGCGCAAGCTTGGGATCGGGTGCTCTGTGGCTTTGCATCGCCGCGGGCCTTGCGCTGATGCTTCCTCGCGACCTGCGCGGGCGGACAGATAAGGCAGGCGCCTTCAGCGCCGACCCGGAACAGGCAAATATGCGCGTACTCGGCAAGGTCGGCCTCATCGCGCTGCTACTCTTTTCCATAAGCGCCAACGTCGGCTTCAGCTTTACCGAACGGGTAGGACTGGACAACGGCTTGGCGCCGAGCGCTATAGCCAGATCCTTCGCGATCGGCTGCATATTTTCCTTGGCCGGTTGCCTTTTGCCGACGATATTCGGTGCAGCTGGCGGGCGGATAAAATGGCTGTCTATAACGACTGCGTTTTTCATCATTGCACTTTGGCTCTTCTACACGGCCACAACAATTACCCTATATATTGTCGCCTTCTCCATATATCTTTCGGTATTCAATATGGGCCTTGCCTACTATATGTCCGTGGTAGCGGAAAATGATCCCGAGGAACATTATACGCGGGCGATATATATCGTAAATGTTACCGCTCAATCGCTTGGCCCCGCCATTGGCGCCCTGATACTGATAGGTTATCCTATCACCATTGTGTTCTTGATTGCTCCTATAACCGCAATAGGTGCCCTGCTCTTGGTAGCTTTTTATACATCGCGGCAGCCGCGCAATTTGCCGGCATCCCTCTAGATTGGCCGGAAGCGTGACTGGGACTTGGCGGGTCGCCCTAGTTCGGCGTGGCAATGGTTCAACTTTGGAAAGGTAAGATCATTGGCGAGTTCAAACGACCAGGATTTGGTCGACCCGGTAAAGATTTTTGACTTCGGCAGCACATCGATGCTCGATTCCTCCGATCTGTGGGCGACGCTCTAATGGCAGCGGCAGCTGATGATTCGACGCCCCACGGGTCCGGTGGCCGTTCATCGCCGCCGCATGCCGGAAAGTCCTTCTGGATTCGTGACTTTGGCGCCTATTCTTCAAATCCCGACCTGGATACGGATATACACTGCGACATCCTCGTCATCGGCGGTGGCATTGCAGGCCTTTCATCGGCCTGGCATGCCGCAAAAAGCGGCTTGGGCAAGGTTGTCCTGATCGAGAGCGAGGTCATCGGCTTCGGAGCGAGCGGCCGCGCGGCGGGCTGGATCATGCCCCAGTTCGGGATGGACCAATTGTCCATCCGCAAGGCATATGGCGTCGAGCGTTCCAGAGCGGCCTTCGCATATTGTCGGCGCGCAACCGCTTATACGCGCGAGATCATCGAGCAAAACGGCATCGAAAGCGATTATCGCGCGCCCGGCCTTATGCGGGTGGCCTTTGACGACCGTTGGGTGGACGATCTCCATGACCTGTATTCCACCTACCAGGATATCGGTGTGGATACGGTGTCATGGCTGACCGCACCGGACGTTCAGGCCCATTATAACGGAAATAGCAACTTCAAAGCGGCCATCTCCGACACGGACCTTGGCTTGCTCAACCCCTGCAAACAGGTGCGCGCGCTCAAGGCTCTGGCCGAAGCGGCGGGCGTTACGGTCTATGAAAACACCTCCGCGACACATATCGAGCGAAGGCCGGGCGGCGTATGGGTCATTACGCCGGGCGGCTCGATTCAGGCGAGCAAGGTGGTGATTGCCACAAATGCTTTCACGCACCAACTGCAAGGGCCAGTGGGCCGAGAACTCGCTTCGTACCAGGCGCCGGTATTCGCGCGCGGCGCGGTAACGGAGCGGCTTTCGGACAAGCAGTGGGCCGAAGTTGGCTGGGAGCAGGGTAATGCGATCGAGAGCTCGCTTGACCTGTTTCACTATATGGCGCCCACCGCCGACCAACGTATCCAGTTCTACTTCATCTATTATGGCGGCCATCCCGTTCGCAATGAGATGGAACCGGCGGTCAGCGCCAAGGGTTCGGACGTCTCGCTGGCACATCTGAAACGCATATTCCCGGCTCTCCGAGACGTCCGGTTGGAGCATAATTGGGGCGGGCACATGTCGGCCACGCGCGACATGGTCCCTCACTTGACGAGTATCGGTGATCAGCGCGTTATCTACATCGGCGGCTGCTGGGGCCATGGCCTTGCCATCAACCACCTGCATGGCCAGACAGTGGCAGACATGTTGGCGGAACGGTCAACGGACCTCACCGATTTCTGGATTGTCGACCGGAAGCCCAAGAGTTGGCCGGTCTGGCCTCTCGATTTTATCGGCAAGCAACTCGCCTGGTCTTTGCTCAAGCGCAAAGTGCGT from the Sphingorhabdus lacus genome contains:
- a CDS encoding MFS transporter; this encodes MNRIAKVEWMDSGLGVRPVKTLAIACILYALSIILINIAPFFVGLYVDTLHISLSEAGFVQTIDQAGGIIGAVLGFFLMPRLSWRTLSFCAAFVATMANAATALADSYVLLCLIRFVAGFAVVLLTTVSACTLARARVPDRAFGFGLMLGMLLSAVAIWVLDAIRTDFGYSASLGSGALWLCIAAGLALMLPRDLRGRTDKAGAFSADPEQANMRVLGKVGLIALLLFSISANVGFSFTERVGLDNGLAPSAIARSFAIGCIFSLAGCLLPTIFGAAGGRIKWLSITTAFFIIALWLFYTATTITLYIVAFSIYLSVFNMGLAYYMSVVAENDPEEHYTRAIYIVNVTAQSLGPAIGALILIGYPITIVFLIAPITAIGALLLVAFYTSRQPRNLPASL
- a CDS encoding NAD(P)/FAD-dependent oxidoreductase — its product is MAAAADDSTPHGSGGRSSPPHAGKSFWIRDFGAYSSNPDLDTDIHCDILVIGGGIAGLSSAWHAAKSGLGKVVLIESEVIGFGASGRAAGWIMPQFGMDQLSIRKAYGVERSRAAFAYCRRATAYTREIIEQNGIESDYRAPGLMRVAFDDRWVDDLHDLYSTYQDIGVDTVSWLTAPDVQAHYNGNSNFKAAISDTDLGLLNPCKQVRALKALAEAAGVTVYENTSATHIERRPGGVWVITPGGSIQASKVVIATNAFTHQLQGPVGRELASYQAPVFARGAVTERLSDKQWAEVGWEQGNAIESSLDLFHYMAPTADQRIQFYFIYYGGHPVRNEMEPAVSAKGSDVSLAHLKRIFPALRDVRLEHNWGGHMSATRDMVPHLTSIGDQRVIYIGGCWGHGLAINHLHGQTVADMLAERSTDLTDFWIVDRKPKSWPVWPLDFIGKQLAWSLLKRKVRKQIRGSIFEGCDGDLQE